Proteins from one Embleya scabrispora genomic window:
- a CDS encoding virginiamycin B lyase family protein, protein MTTPAAITGLPVADRESGPYSIAVGPDGALWFTLVHAGRIGRLDPAGGQTTIHDLGDPACGPTVLVTGPDDALWFTQYRAHRIGRIDPTGAVTHFDLPTADSGPYGITRGPDGAMWFTETAANRIARIDPGGAVTTFDLPIPAAFPSAITPGADGALWFTLNAANALGRITTTGAVTVYPLPTPGAAPVGIAAGPDGSVWFTEIGAGAIGRRTVSGEFTEFPLPDRESRPHAVALDAAGHCWFTEWAANRVGRLTAKGTLTEYDLPGAAAEPHGLAQGPDGAIWVALETGSLARIEP, encoded by the coding sequence ATGACCACCCCCGCCGCGATCACCGGACTCCCGGTCGCCGACCGCGAGTCCGGCCCGTACTCGATCGCCGTCGGCCCGGACGGCGCCCTGTGGTTCACCCTGGTGCACGCCGGTCGCATCGGCCGCCTGGACCCCGCCGGCGGGCAGACCACGATCCACGATCTCGGCGACCCGGCCTGCGGCCCGACCGTGCTCGTCACGGGCCCCGACGACGCGCTGTGGTTCACCCAGTACAGGGCCCACCGCATCGGCCGGATCGACCCGACCGGCGCGGTGACCCACTTCGACCTGCCCACCGCCGATTCCGGGCCCTACGGGATCACCCGCGGCCCCGACGGGGCGATGTGGTTCACCGAGACCGCCGCGAACCGCATCGCCCGGATCGATCCGGGCGGCGCGGTCACCACGTTCGACCTGCCGATCCCGGCCGCGTTCCCGTCGGCGATCACTCCCGGCGCCGACGGCGCGCTGTGGTTCACCCTCAACGCCGCGAACGCGCTCGGCCGGATCACCACGACCGGCGCGGTGACCGTATACCCGCTGCCCACCCCGGGCGCGGCCCCGGTCGGAATCGCGGCCGGCCCCGACGGCTCGGTGTGGTTCACCGAGATCGGCGCGGGCGCGATCGGTCGCCGCACGGTGTCCGGCGAGTTCACCGAATTCCCGCTGCCGGACCGGGAGTCTCGCCCGCACGCGGTGGCGCTGGACGCCGCCGGCCACTGCTGGTTCACCGAATGGGCCGCGAACCGGGTCGGCCGCCTCACCGCGAAGGGCACTCTGACGGAGTACGACTTGCCCGGAGCCGCCGCCGAACCGCACGGCCTCGCCCAGGGCCCCGACGGCGCGATCTGGGTCGCCCTGGAGACCGGCAGCCTGGCCCGCATCGAGCCCTGA
- a CDS encoding TetR/AcrR family transcriptional regulator, which yields MSGRGEARPGGRTARTRDAVRRATLAELADKGFDGLTVEAVAVRSGVHKTTVYRRWRNAAGLAADALDLAAEEPWPLPDTGVLRDDLRAITAMVVSGFEDPARGPIARALVGAAVRDPTTGAALHGFLVGRLAQAEVVVQRAVARGELPVGTDAGEVVRAAVGALYYRLFITHEPVDTGQARRAADAAETAARAGVFVHDDPAGASDDST from the coding sequence GTGAGTGGTAGGGGTGAGGCGCGGCCCGGGGGGCGCACCGCGCGGACCCGGGACGCGGTGCGGCGGGCGACGCTGGCCGAGTTGGCGGACAAGGGCTTCGACGGGCTGACCGTGGAGGCGGTGGCGGTGCGCTCGGGGGTGCACAAGACGACGGTGTACCGGCGCTGGCGCAACGCGGCCGGGTTGGCCGCCGACGCGCTCGACCTCGCGGCGGAGGAGCCGTGGCCGCTGCCCGACACCGGCGTGCTCCGCGACGATCTGCGGGCGATCACCGCGATGGTGGTGTCGGGTTTCGAGGACCCCGCGCGCGGGCCGATCGCCCGGGCCCTCGTGGGGGCGGCGGTGCGGGATCCGACCACGGGCGCCGCGCTGCACGGCTTTTTGGTCGGTCGGCTCGCCCAGGCCGAGGTGGTGGTGCAACGGGCGGTCGCGCGCGGGGAGTTGCCGGTGGGCACCGATGCGGGCGAGGTGGTGCGCGCGGCCGTCGGCGCGCTGTACTACCGGCTGTTCATCACGCACGAGCCGGTCGACACCGGCCAGGCACGACGCGCGGCCGACGCAGCGGAGACAGCGGCCCGCGCCGGCGTCTTCGTCCACGACGACCCGGCCGGCGCATCCGACGACTCCACCTGA